A window of the Fibrobacter sp. UWH6 genome harbors these coding sequences:
- a CDS encoding TraB/GumN family protein, which translates to MTESADIYRINKENTQGTPREIILIGTAHISQASKDLVRETIEAEKPDTVCVELDDGRLKSIKDPDRWKTMDLRQVIKNKQLGTLIANLVLGSYQKRMGAQTGVKPGSELKEAVDVAENAGHELVLADRDIKITLRRTWACTPWYRKLSLLGGLFASIFDKTEVSEEELAKIKEQDALNGMMQEFGKSFPEVKQVLIDERDQFLASKIKNAPGNKIVAVVGAGHMRGIASIIEEDKELPSEESISVIPKSAPIWKIIGWAIPIAIIASIIAVGIHAGAAKAGELSLQWAMLTGGGAMLGTIIAGGHPLTILVALITAPFTGLTPLIGVGFFTALTQVYMRPPRVAEMETLTDDIWQVKRWWKNRVTRVILCFLCPGLPAIVGKILAIFNIYQAL; encoded by the coding sequence ATGACAGAAAGCGCAGACATCTACCGTATAAACAAGGAAAACACCCAAGGCACCCCCAGGGAAATCATCCTTATCGGCACAGCCCACATTTCCCAGGCCTCCAAGGACCTCGTCCGCGAGACCATCGAGGCCGAAAAACCGGATACCGTCTGCGTTGAACTGGATGACGGCCGTCTCAAGTCTATCAAGGACCCCGACCGCTGGAAAACGATGGACCTGCGACAGGTCATCAAGAACAAGCAATTAGGCACCCTTATCGCCAACCTGGTGCTGGGCTCCTATCAGAAGCGCATGGGCGCACAGACTGGCGTCAAGCCCGGTTCCGAACTGAAAGAAGCCGTTGACGTGGCCGAAAACGCCGGACACGAGCTGGTCTTGGCAGACCGCGACATCAAGATTACCCTCCGCCGCACCTGGGCCTGCACTCCCTGGTATCGCAAGCTCAGCCTTTTGGGCGGTCTTTTCGCCAGCATTTTCGACAAGACCGAAGTCAGCGAAGAGGAACTGGCAAAGATCAAGGAACAGGACGCCCTGAACGGAATGATGCAGGAATTCGGCAAGTCCTTCCCCGAAGTGAAGCAGGTCCTCATCGACGAACGCGACCAGTTCCTGGCCAGCAAGATCAAGAACGCCCCCGGCAACAAGATTGTCGCTGTAGTCGGCGCAGGCCATATGCGCGGCATCGCAAGCATCATCGAAGAAGACAAGGAACTCCCCAGCGAAGAATCCATCAGTGTCATCCCCAAGAGCGCACCCATCTGGAAAATTATCGGCTGGGCCATTCCCATCGCCATCATTGCAAGCATTATCGCCGTGGGTATTCACGCCGGAGCCGCCAAAGCTGGAGAACTGAGCCTCCAGTGGGCCATGCTGACCGGCGGTGGAGCCATGCTGGGAACCATTATCGCCGGAGGTCACCCTCTGACCATTTTGGTGGCCCTGATAACAGCCCCCTTCACAGGCCTTACGCCCCTCATTGGCGTTGGATTCTTTACCGCCCTTACCCAGGTCTACATGCGTCCGCCCCGCGTGGCCGAAATGGAAACCCTTACCGACGACATCTGGCAGGTCAAGCGCTGGTGGAAGAACCGTGTGACCCGAGTGATCCTCTGCTTCCTGTGCCCGGGCCTCCCCGCTATCGTGGGCAAGATCCTGGCAATTTTCAATATTTACCAGGCTCTGTAA